From one Nocardioides yefusunii genomic stretch:
- a CDS encoding FxsA family protein, which produces MNAPRAARTRRVPGWLLFLLLVVMPLLELFVLIRVGKVIGAGSTILLLILAAVVGAWVVRREGARAWQAFNGALGAGRMPTKELADGVMVLAGGVLMMAPGVVSDLMGLVLVLPFTRPLVRPLLVAAIAPRIKQSMASSPLGGFATGFGGDPFAQDPFAGQQEPRDARRPGPQDGGPVIRGEVVDD; this is translated from the coding sequence ATGAACGCCCCCCGCGCTGCCCGCACCCGCCGTGTTCCCGGCTGGTTGCTGTTCCTGCTGCTGGTCGTGATGCCGCTGCTCGAACTGTTCGTCCTGATCCGTGTCGGCAAGGTGATCGGTGCAGGTTCCACGATCCTGCTGCTGATCCTCGCCGCGGTGGTGGGTGCCTGGGTGGTCCGCCGTGAGGGCGCACGCGCCTGGCAGGCGTTCAACGGAGCTCTCGGCGCCGGTCGGATGCCGACCAAGGAACTCGCCGACGGCGTCATGGTGCTGGCCGGCGGTGTGCTGATGATGGCGCCCGGCGTGGTCTCCGACCTCATGGGCCTGGTGCTGGTGCTGCCGTTCACTCGTCCGCTGGTGCGCCCGCTGCTGGTCGCAGCGATCGCGCCCAGGATCAAGCAGTCGATGGCATCGAGTCCTCTGGGTGGCTTCGCGACCGGTTTCGGCGGTGACCCGTTCGCCCAGGACCCCTTCGCCGGGCAGCAGGAGCCCCGGGACGCACGACGCCCCGGACCTCAGGACGGTGGTCCTGTGATCCGGGGCGAGGTCGTCGACGACTGA
- a CDS encoding glycerophosphodiester phosphodiesterase family protein: MSHRTESPRAPRAYLDADVAVVPFAHRGGAHHPDLPGLENSLAAFTHAHGLGYRYLETDVHVTADGVLVAFHDSILDRVTNRTGAIAQLSHREVQQALIGGREPIPTFAELLAAFPDSRFNVDLKADGAVEPLVAAIEAHGATDRVLVGSFSRRRLRRFRRLTAGRVATSAHPLEVVLYRLLPGVRVGAVLARWLTPGRPDALQVPHRRGRITVVTPGLVARAHTNGLHVHVWTIDDPDEMAHLVSLGVDGIMTDRTDLLVQTLTRLGLWKDPA, from the coding sequence GTGAGCCACCGCACTGAGTCCCCGCGCGCGCCGCGCGCCTACCTCGACGCAGACGTCGCCGTGGTGCCGTTCGCGCATCGCGGCGGCGCGCACCACCCCGACCTTCCCGGACTGGAGAACTCGCTGGCCGCGTTCACCCACGCCCACGGGCTCGGCTACCGCTATCTGGAGACGGACGTCCACGTCACCGCCGACGGCGTGCTCGTGGCCTTCCACGACTCGATCCTGGACCGCGTCACCAACCGCACCGGTGCGATCGCCCAGCTCTCCCACCGCGAGGTCCAGCAGGCACTGATCGGCGGCCGCGAGCCGATCCCGACGTTCGCCGAACTCCTGGCGGCGTTCCCCGACTCACGCTTCAACGTCGACCTCAAGGCCGACGGGGCCGTCGAGCCCCTCGTGGCGGCGATCGAGGCGCACGGAGCCACCGACCGGGTCTTGGTGGGGTCGTTCTCACGGCGCCGTCTGCGACGGTTCCGGCGGCTCACCGCAGGACGGGTGGCCACGTCCGCTCACCCCCTCGAGGTGGTGCTCTACCGCCTGCTCCCCGGCGTCCGGGTGGGAGCGGTCCTGGCGCGTTGGCTGACGCCCGGGCGTCCCGACGCATTGCAGGTGCCGCACCGCCGGGGACGAATCACGGTGGTGACGCCGGGTCTGGTGGCGCGGGCGCACACCAACGGGTTGCACGTGCACGTGTGGACGATCGACGACCCCGACGAGATGGCCCACCTCGTCTCCCTCGGCGTGGACGGGATCATGACCGACCGCACCGACCTCCTCGTACAGACCCTGACCCGTCTGGGTCTCTGGAAGGACCCCGCATGA
- a CDS encoding RNA polymerase-binding protein RbpA, with the protein MAERTLRGARLGGQSFEDERGIEFAARQQVAYDCTNGHKFEVTMSEEAEIPSVWECPKCGVEARTDQGVQAEEKAEKPARTHWDMLLERRSEKELEDLLKERLELLRGGEIGPAHLHRANAKRRVKAGA; encoded by the coding sequence ATGGCAGAGCGCACACTGCGTGGAGCACGACTCGGAGGACAGAGCTTCGAGGACGAGCGCGGCATCGAGTTCGCCGCCCGTCAGCAGGTCGCCTATGACTGCACCAACGGACACAAGTTCGAGGTGACCATGTCCGAGGAGGCAGAGATCCCCTCGGTCTGGGAGTGCCCCAAGTGCGGCGTCGAGGCGAGGACCGACCAGGGTGTCCAGGCGGAGGAGAAGGCTGAGAAGCCGGCTCGCACCCACTGGGACATGCTCCTGGAGCGTCGCTCGGAGAAGGAGCTGGAGGACCTCCTCAAGGAGCGCCTCGAGCTGCTGCGTGGCGGAGAGATCGGCCCCGCGCACCTGCACCGTGCCAACGCGAAGCGTCGCGTCAAGGCTGGCGCCTGA
- a CDS encoding MFS transporter has protein sequence MSTTTSPTPSAPPTVGKWPVVSWALWDWGSAAFNAVITTFVFTVYLKGENDDGTPFFGEGVDTKLGWTLAAAGLLIAILAPLTGQRADRAGRRGLWLTVNTAAVAAVSALLFFVKPEEQYLWLGLLLLASGNVFFEFASVHYNALLSRVSTPENVGRVSGFGWGLGYLGGIVLLLVLFFGFISPEVGLFGVTSDEGMNVRVSMLLCAVWTIAFSLPVVLALRDRPSAQEEASARVSIAASYRALFATVRGLWRTDRNLVKFLLASAVFRDGLAGVFTFGAVLAAGSFGFTDGGVIIFGIAANVVAGIATIAFGVLDDRLGARRVIVGALSAMLVAAVAIFVLHDGGSTVFWIFGLTLCIFVGPIQSASRTYLQRLVPAGREGEMFGLYATTGRAVSFLAPAMWSISITVGATVLGSSHDDAQYFGILGIMLVLALGLVLLLQVRNATADAPA, from the coding sequence ATGAGCACCACCACCTCACCGACTCCCTCCGCCCCACCGACGGTGGGCAAGTGGCCCGTCGTGTCGTGGGCGTTGTGGGACTGGGGATCGGCAGCGTTCAACGCCGTCATCACCACGTTCGTCTTCACCGTCTACCTCAAGGGCGAGAACGACGACGGGACCCCGTTCTTCGGCGAGGGCGTCGACACCAAGCTGGGCTGGACTCTGGCCGCGGCAGGGCTCCTGATCGCGATACTTGCGCCACTGACCGGACAGCGAGCAGACCGGGCCGGACGTCGCGGCCTGTGGCTCACCGTCAACACCGCCGCGGTGGCGGCCGTCTCGGCGCTGTTGTTCTTCGTCAAGCCCGAGGAGCAGTACCTGTGGCTCGGGTTGCTGCTGCTGGCATCGGGCAACGTCTTCTTCGAGTTCGCCTCGGTCCACTACAACGCACTGCTGAGCCGGGTCTCGACCCCGGAGAACGTCGGACGCGTCTCGGGCTTCGGGTGGGGCCTGGGGTACCTCGGTGGGATCGTGCTGTTGCTGGTGCTCTTCTTCGGGTTCATCTCCCCCGAGGTGGGCCTCTTCGGTGTCACCAGCGACGAGGGCATGAACGTTCGGGTCAGCATGCTCCTGTGCGCGGTCTGGACGATCGCCTTCTCGCTGCCGGTGGTCCTGGCCCTGCGCGACCGGCCTTCGGCGCAGGAGGAGGCCAGCGCGCGGGTCAGCATCGCGGCGTCCTACCGGGCACTGTTCGCCACCGTGCGCGGCTTGTGGCGCACCGACCGCAACTTGGTGAAGTTCCTTCTTGCCTCGGCGGTGTTCCGGGACGGTCTGGCCGGCGTCTTCACCTTCGGCGCCGTGCTCGCTGCCGGTTCCTTCGGGTTCACCGACGGCGGCGTCATCATCTTCGGCATCGCGGCCAACGTCGTGGCCGGGATCGCGACCATCGCCTTCGGCGTCCTGGACGACCGCCTCGGTGCCCGTCGCGTCATCGTGGGCGCGCTGTCGGCGATGCTGGTGGCTGCGGTGGCGATCTTCGTCCTGCACGACGGTGGCTCGACGGTCTTCTGGATCTTCGGTCTGACGCTGTGCATCTTCGTCGGGCCGATCCAGTCCGCGTCACGCACCTACCTGCAGCGCCTGGTGCCTGCTGGCCGCGAGGGCGAGATGTTCGGCCTCTACGCCACCACCGGACGTGCGGTGAGCTTCCTGGCTCCGGCGATGTGGTCCATCTCGATCACGGTGGGCGCAACGGTCCTGGGGTCGTCCCACGACGACGCGCAGTACTTCGGCATTCTGGGGATCATGCTTGTCCTGGCCCTCGGCCTGGTGCTGCTCCTGCAGGTCCGCAACGCCACCGCCGACGCGCCTGCCTGA